The Thiothrix subterranea genome has a segment encoding these proteins:
- a CDS encoding TIGR00645 family protein: protein MKHIESFFEHFLFTSRWLLAPIYLALVIALGVLLVKAAKVLWILTTGALTASEDDIIIGVLSLVDISLIMNLLIIIIFSGYETFVSKMEDLHGHADRPDWMGHIGFSDLKLKLIGSIVAISGIDLLKSFMALGTSYAPTTEEMAWMVGIHLTFVLSGVLYALTDRLSHSVKSGNHPR from the coding sequence ATGAAACATATCGAAAGTTTTTTTGAACACTTCCTGTTCACTAGCCGCTGGCTGCTTGCCCCTATCTACTTAGCGTTAGTGATTGCCTTGGGCGTATTATTGGTTAAAGCAGCGAAAGTCTTATGGATACTGACCACTGGCGCTCTAACCGCCAGCGAAGACGACATTATCATTGGCGTCCTCTCACTGGTGGACATTTCCCTGATCATGAACTTACTGATCATTATCATTTTTAGTGGCTATGAAACTTTTGTCTCCAAAATGGAAGACCTGCACGGTCACGCGGATCGCCCCGACTGGATGGGGCATATCGGTTTCAGCGATTTAAAACTCAAACTCATCGGTTCTATAGTCGCCATTTCAGGGATTGACCTGCTGAAATCCTTCATGGCCTTGGGTACAAGCTATGCGCCAACCACTGAAGAAATGGCGTGGATGGTTGGCATTCACCTGACATTTGTGTTGTCCGGCGTGTTGTACGCACTCACGGATCGTTTAAGCCATAGCGTAAAATCAGGCAATCATCCCCGTTAA
- a CDS encoding fumarylacetoacetate hydrolase family protein: protein MARWVRFSTEGETRFGTLAHGIITEYCGDMFAEHSLTGREFALAAVQLLRPCEPSKLIGLWNNFQERAVVENLHKPAHPLYFLKAANSFAGQGEVIPRPTGYDGMVVFEGELGIVIGKRCQDVTEEQAPDYIFGYTCVNDVTARDLLKQDPVFVHWTRAKSFDQFGVFGPNVATELDPAELRVRVELNGVEKQNYPVADMFFSPADIVSRISHDMTLEAGDIIACGTSVGVCGMQDGDTVVVSIAGIGELTNRFGCA from the coding sequence ATGGCACGATGGGTACGTTTTTCCACCGAGGGTGAAACCCGTTTTGGAACCTTGGCACACGGCATTATTACCGAATATTGCGGTGATATGTTCGCCGAGCATTCGCTGACGGGGCGTGAATTTGCCTTGGCAGCCGTGCAATTATTGCGCCCGTGTGAACCTTCTAAGCTGATTGGTTTGTGGAATAATTTTCAGGAACGGGCGGTGGTGGAAAATCTGCATAAGCCTGCGCACCCCTTGTATTTCCTCAAAGCCGCCAACAGTTTTGCGGGGCAGGGTGAGGTGATTCCGCGCCCGACGGGTTACGACGGCATGGTAGTGTTTGAGGGCGAATTAGGCATTGTCATCGGTAAACGTTGCCAAGACGTGACAGAGGAACAAGCGCCTGATTACATTTTTGGCTATACCTGCGTGAATGATGTCACCGCACGGGATTTGCTCAAACAAGACCCGGTATTTGTGCATTGGACACGAGCCAAAAGTTTCGATCAATTTGGGGTGTTTGGCCCCAACGTTGCCACCGAGCTTGATCCGGCTGAGTTGCGGGTGCGGGTTGAGTTGAACGGTGTGGAAAAGCAAAATTATCCGGTGGCGGACATGTTTTTTTCACCGGCTGACATTGTGAGTCGAATTTCGCACGATATGACCTTGGAAGCCGGTGATATTATTGCTTGCGGTACGTCAGTGGGCGTGTGTGGAATGCAAGACGGGGATACCGTGGTGGTCAGCATCGCAGGTATTGGCGAGCTGACCAACCGTTTTGGGTGCGCGTGA